The DNA region AGTTATGCCAGGTGCGCAGGATGAAATGATTACCTTTATTGAAAAGCGCTTGGAAAATTTGGATCCTGTATCTAAAATGATTGAAGCAGGAAATACACCTGAACAGCTTCTTTACAATGTTCTAGGAGAGGATAACGTAAAATTACTCTCCAATTCACCTGTCCAATTTCAATGTACATGTTCACAAGAACGTTTTGCTGATGCGATCATTAGCCTTGGTGAAGAGGAAATACAAGCAATGATTGATGAAGATGGAAAGGCAGACGCAACATGTCATTTCTGTAATGAAGCTTACCACTTTACTCAAGATGATTTGCAAAAATTCCTAGAAGAAGCTCGCAAGGAGAACGGTGAATGAAAGAGAAATGGTTGATCGGTATTGTTGTTTTTCTTTTAATCACAAATATAGGGACACTATCCTATTTCATGAATGAAAGTGAAGAAACAGCTAGCGGGGGAAAGAAGTCCATGCTGTCAACATTGTCAGGTAGTGTTGCCCAAATCGGTAATGAATCAATCTCTGAAAAAGAATGGGTGCAACAACTAAAAGAACGCTACGGAAAAGAAATGCTCACACAAATGATCAACAAATTGGTTGTATCTCAACTTGCTAAGAAACATAATTTGTCTGTTTCGAGTGATGAATTAAAAAGAGAAATAGAATTGTATCATCGAATGGTCGGAACTGGAGCGGATGCACAAGAACATCCTGACATTCAAAAGATGAACGATGATCAATTAAAGCAAGAAATTAAGCATGCCATTTTATTAGAAGAACTGATTACGAAAGATGTCGTCATTAACGAAGAGGAATTGCGTAAATATTATAATGATCATCAACAATTGTATGATTTGAAACCTTTATTCCAGATCTCCCAAATTGTCGTTGAAACTAAGGAAGAAGCAGATCAAGTGATAGAAGAGCTTGAGAATGGTTCGTCGTTTTCAACACTTGCGAGAGAAAAGTCTATTGATGAATTTTCAGCACCTAGCGGCGGTGTAATGGGGTGGGTTGATACTTCAAGTAACTACGTTGATCCAGCATATTTTGAAGAGATCGAGAATATGAAGAAAGATAGTTGGAGTGGACCACTCAAAACTAAAGACGGATATGGCATTGTATATCTTCATGATACGAAGAAAGGCTCTTCTTATAAATTCGAAGAGGTTAAAGGACAAATTAGACGTCAATTAGCCATACAACAACTGGAGTCTGATTTCGATCCTAAACAATTGTGGAAAGAGTTAGATGTGAACTGGGAGTATGGTACTGATTAATTGAATAAAGATTCTGATAATGCTAAGATGGATTGAAGTTAGTATTCCTATGAAGATACTAAGAATTGGGGAGTGAACGGTATGAGAGTGGGAAATTCTATAGTCGATCTGATTGGTCAAACACCAATTGTAAAATTGAACCGACTAACTAGTGAAGAAGATGCAGATGTATACTTGAAACTCGAATTCATGAATCCAGGTAGTAGTGTCAAAGACCGTATAGCATTATCGATGATTGAGACGGCAGAAAAAGCTGGTGCACTTAAGGAGAATGATACAATCATTGAGCCTACTAGTGGTAATACAGGCATCGGTCTTGCGATGGTTGCAGCTGCAAAAGGTTACCGTACGATACTCGTTATGCCAGATACGATGAGTATGGAGCGCAGAAATCTTCTCCGTGCATATGGAGCCAAACTGATCCTTACTCCAGGTGCAGAAGGGATGAAAGGTGCAATTGCAAAAGCTGAAGCTCTTGCAAGCGAGCGTGGCTACTTCATGCCGCAACAGTTCCAAAATGAAGCAAATCCAGCCGTACATCGAGATACGACTGGGAAAGAAATTGTTGAACAAATGGGAGATCAACTCGATGCGTTTGTTTCTGGCATCGGTACAGGCGGTACAATTACAGGAGCTGGCGAAGTCCTTAAAGAGCACTATCCATCGATTCAGATCTATGCAGTAGAACCTACAGATTCTCCGATTTTGTCTGGTGGAAGTCCTGGTCCTCATAAAATACAAGGAATTG from Pseudalkalibacillus berkeleyi includes:
- the cysK gene encoding cysteine synthase A, coding for MRVGNSIVDLIGQTPIVKLNRLTSEEDADVYLKLEFMNPGSSVKDRIALSMIETAEKAGALKENDTIIEPTSGNTGIGLAMVAAAKGYRTILVMPDTMSMERRNLLRAYGAKLILTPGAEGMKGAIAKAEALASERGYFMPQQFQNEANPAVHRDTTGKEIVEQMGDQLDAFVSGIGTGGTITGAGEVLKEHYPSIQIYAVEPTDSPILSGGSPGPHKIQGIGAGFVPSILNTSIYDEVLTITSDESFEYARKAAREEGLLGGISSGAAIAAALKVAKKLGKGKKVLAIIPSNGERYLSTPLYQFDEE
- a CDS encoding peptidyl-prolyl cis-trans isomerase, encoding MKEKWLIGIVVFLLITNIGTLSYFMNESEETASGGKKSMLSTLSGSVAQIGNESISEKEWVQQLKERYGKEMLTQMINKLVVSQLAKKHNLSVSSDELKREIELYHRMVGTGADAQEHPDIQKMNDDQLKQEIKHAILLEELITKDVVINEEELRKYYNDHQQLYDLKPLFQISQIVVETKEEADQVIEELENGSSFSTLAREKSIDEFSAPSGGVMGWVDTSSNYVDPAYFEEIENMKKDSWSGPLKTKDGYGIVYLHDTKKGSSYKFEEVKGQIRRQLAIQQLESDFDPKQLWKELDVNWEYGTD